One Candidatus Zixiibacteriota bacterium genomic window, GATTGTTCATAATGATGTTCTTCAGATCCGCCCGCACCTGCATGCCGTTGTCGAAGCGATAACGGAAGCCGTCGAGCGAAATCGTCGGCCCTTCGTACAAGTTGAAAGTCGGATGGTAAACCGACTGGTTGCCCTCTTCATCCAGGTAGATGTAGCCGACGCGCACCTCGCCGGTACCGGTCGCCGCGACGGCCGCTGCCGCCAGCATCAGGAGGGCGCCCAACAGAAACGATAACTTCAGTTTCATCCACTCCCTCCTTAATGCTTCAGGTTGTCGTGACAACCGGAGGCGTAGCAGTTGGCGTAAAAGGTGGTCGTCAGCATCGGGTCAAGGAACAGCTTGTTGTCGTTCGAACCGTGGAATTGCGTGTGGCAATTCACGCAGTCGATCTTGACCGCCATGCCGGAATGGGCAACGCGATGGCCGGGCGGTACGCCGTGGCACTGAATACAGACACCGTTGCCGGGCTGCAACAGCAGGCGTTCGTTCGGCGAACCGTGCGGGCTGTGGCACTCCACGCACCCGCCGCCGTCCACCAGGTGGTTGTAGTTGACCGGATGCTCGTAGACGTACGGCCCCGCCACATCCGCGTGACAGTTCTGGCACGACCAGTCGAATCCCTTGGCCAATTGCATGTCCTGGCGATTGTTCATCGGGTGGCAGTCGGCACACGCTACGCTGCCTTCGTGCAGCGGATGCGCCGAGCGCGCGCTGAACTGGGCGCCGACCGTCTGATGACAACCGAGACAGTAGTTCTCGCTGTCATCCTTCACCAGCGCCGCATTCTCATTCCCGTGAATCGAATGGCAACTCGCGCAATCCAGCCCGGCGCGGCCGTGCGGATCGGTCGTCACCATCAGCGCCTGATGCTCGTTCTGGTGGCACGAGGCGCACGCGTTCGCCTGTTCGGCAAATGGCAGCTTGCTCGGTACCACCGGCTTGTTGGCTTCCGGATCATCCAAGTGCGTCTCCCAACCGCTGTGACACTCGACACAGGAAACCGTGATGCCACGCGCGCCGGCTGCGGAAAGTGCATGCTTCGATCCGAGAAGATTGTCCGCCATATCCTGATGACACTCAAGGCAAGCTTCATTCGACGCACTCGTGGTTCCCTCCGCCGTCAGCGGCACGGTTGCCAGCAGCGCACCGAATAAACCCAGCAGCGAGATGACGATCAGGATCGGGGCGGGTTTCTTCAGTCTTCTATTCATATATTCCCCGTTGGTGAGTAAAAAGTCCATTTTCATAAAACAGATTCGGCAACGTCCTGTATGTGAAATCTGTCACAAAGTTCTCTTGTTTCCGGCCTGCAATTATGATGCTGTGTCACGACCAAGTCAATAAAAAAGTATTATGAAATTGTCGGATTTATCCATCTTGTTGTCTTTTATCGTGAAATCAATCACAAACTTTAGAAATAAGACCGCAATAATTCGACATCTTCATCGAGATTTCTGCTAATTCCGCTCGGAATTTACGATCGAATTAGTTGGAGTAAGTAGCTAATCCGCAAATGCCCCGCGCAATTGCCCCGATTCGGAGTAAGTTCATCTCGTCACAAACTACCTATCGGAAGACTGACCTAGATCGTGGTAATCTCGCCGACGTTGGCGTAAGTATAGTTCGGTCGATAAGGATAACCGTCTATGTCGTCAGCAGTTGTAACACCCGATAATACCAGAATCGTGTCAAGCCCCGACTGGATGCCGGCGATGATGTCGGTCTCCATATTGTCGCCGATCATGATCGTCGTCTCAGAGTGCGCCCCCAACTGTCGCAACGCCGCACGCATCATGTATGGATTTGGCTTGCCGATGTAGAACGGCTTGCGATGAGTGACCCTCTCAATTGGGGCGGCCAGAGCACCACAACTGGGGAAGCCGGAGGGTCCGGAAACGTCCGGATTGGTCGCAATAAATCGGGCACCATGACGTATCAGCCTGATGGCCTTTTCAATCATCTCGAAATTGTATGACCGGGTCTCTCCGAGCACGACAAAATCTGGATCCTGTTCCGTCATCTTGAACCCGTGTTCGTATAGCGCGTGCGTCAGTGCTCCTTCGCCGATCACGAAGACTTTATCGCCCGCGCCCTGACTCTCGAGGAACGCCGCCGTCGCCATTGCGGAGGTATAGAAATGTTCCGGCGGCACATCCAAACCCGCCTTGCGCACACGATGGCTCAGGTCTGACGGCGTTAATGACGGATAGTTGGTAATGAACAAGAACGGAATGTCCTGCTCAATCAGCGATTCGACGAATCCCTTGGCCCCTTCGATCAGGTTGTTGTCCCAGATGATCACACCGTCCATATCGCACAGGACGGCTCGATTCTTTTCGCATTTGATCATGACTCTCCCGTTTCCCTGCCCTGCGTCAAATCACCCGGTATAATAGGGCCTGCGCCGTGACAGTCAACTATTAGATCGGCACGGTTTGCGCCAGTCTAAGTTGCAGCGCGCGAAGTTCTTGGGTTAAGCTCGCTTACCATAACGCCGAAGCAACAAAAAGACGCCAAAAAGATTTTGCATTTGGCCAACTGCCGCGTCAAATTGGTGCGGTCACGACGGACCGTACCGGTGTGGAGTTAACTCTTGGTCGTAAAGTCACTTAGAAACGTCCTCTTCCTCCTGATGCTGTCCGGGATCGTGCCGGCCGTCTTCGGGCAAGCACTCTATTTGCGCCAGCCCGCGCCGTCACCCGACGGCCGCTTCATCTGTTTCGGGTTTCAAGGTGACCTGTGGATCGTCAGTTCGCAAGGCGGCCGCGCCGAACGCCTCACCGTTCATGTCGGCTATGACGGCCATCCGTCGTGGTCACCTGATGGCCGCTTCATCGCTTTTTCATCCGATCGCAACGGCAATTTCGACGTCTTCGTCATTCCCGCTGCCGGCGGCTCCGAACTGCAATTGACCTCGCACACTGCCGATGACATCGTCACCGGCTGGAGCAGCGATTCGCGGCGAGTGCTCTTTCACGGCAGCCGCGATTATGATTTCGACCAGGTCTGGGAGGTTCCTGCCGCCGGC contains:
- a CDS encoding HAD family hydrolase; its protein translation is MIKCEKNRAVLCDMDGVIIWDNNLIEGAKGFVESLIEQDIPFLFITNYPSLTPSDLSHRVRKAGLDVPPEHFYTSAMATAAFLESQGAGDKVFVIGEGALTHALYEHGFKMTEQDPDFVVLGETRSYNFEMIEKAIRLIRHGARFIATNPDVSGPSGFPSCGALAAPIERVTHRKPFYIGKPNPYMMRAALRQLGAHSETTIMIGDNMETDIIAGIQSGLDTILVLSGVTTADDIDGYPYRPNYTYANVGEITTI
- a CDS encoding cytochrome c3 family protein — its product is MNRRLKKPAPILIVISLLGLFGALLATVPLTAEGTTSASNEACLECHQDMADNLLGSKHALSAAGARGITVSCVECHSGWETHLDDPEANKPVVPSKLPFAEQANACASCHQNEHQALMVTTDPHGRAGLDCASCHSIHGNENAALVKDDSENYCLGCHQTVGAQFSARSAHPLHEGSVACADCHPMNNRQDMQLAKGFDWSCQNCHADVAGPYVYEHPVNYNHLVDGGGCVECHSPHGSPNERLLLQPGNGVCIQCHGVPPGHRVAHSGMAVKIDCVNCHTQFHGSNDNKLFLDPMLTTTFYANCYASGCHDNLKH